The Devosia sp. YIM 151766 genome includes a region encoding these proteins:
- the rpsO gene encoding 30S ribosomal protein S15, whose protein sequence is MSITAERKTELIQEYATKANDTGSPEVQVAILSERIANLTEHFKDHNKDNHSRRGLLKLVSTRRSLLDYLKKVDENRYKVLIEKLGLRR, encoded by the coding sequence ATGTCGATTACTGCGGAACGCAAGACCGAACTCATCCAGGAATATGCGACCAAGGCCAATGATACCGGCTCGCCGGAAGTCCAGGTCGCCATCCTGTCCGAACGGATTGCCAACCTCACCGAGCACTTCAAGGACCACAACAAGGACAACCATTCCCGCCGTGGTCTGCTGAAGCTGGTTTCGACCCGCCGCAGCCTGCTCGACTACCTCAAGAAGGTGGACGAGAACCGCTACAAGGTGCTGATCGAAAAGCTCGGCCTGCGTCGTTAG
- the pnp gene encoding polyribonucleotide nucleotidyltransferase, whose protein sequence is MSIKFDHHKVELNWGGQPLTLETGKIARQADGAVLATLGETVVLATVVSAKTAKPGQDFFPLTVNYQEKYFAAGKIPGGYFKREGRPSENETLVSRLIDRPIRPLFPDGYKNETQVVITVLQHDMENNPDVLSMVAASAALTISGVPFMGPIGAARVGYVDGEYVLNLPVDRRSDSKLDLVMAGTQDAVLMVESEAQELSEDVMLGAVMFGHKASAQVIEAIIQLAELAAKEPREFAAPDLSALETEVLAIAEADLRAAYQNTEKAARYAAVDAANARVKEAFAAKIEAGEISKEDLGEVVHSLQAKIVRWNILDTGNRIDGRDLKTVRPITSEVGVLPRTHGSAIFTRGETQALVVATLGTGEDEQFIDSLEGTRKENFLLHYNFPPYSVGEAGRMGSPGRREIGHGKLAWRAINPIRPSIEEFPYTIRIVSEITESNGSSSMATVCGTSLALMDAGVPMKRPVAGIAMGLILEGEKFAVLSDILGDEDHLGDMDFKVAGTEAGVTSLQMDIKIAGITEEIMKIALAQAKDGRIHILGEMAKALSTSRGEVGEFAPRIETLKIPTDKIREVIGTGGKIIREIVEKTGAKVNIEDDGTVKVSSSDGSQIEAAIKWIRSITDEPEVGAIYQGTVVKTADFGAFVNFFGAKDGLVHISQLADQRVAKTTDVVNEGDKVWVKLLGFDERGKVRLSMKVLDQATGKEITKEDGAE, encoded by the coding sequence ATGTCGATCAAGTTTGATCATCACAAGGTCGAGCTCAATTGGGGCGGCCAGCCGCTGACCCTCGAAACCGGCAAGATCGCCCGCCAGGCCGACGGCGCCGTGCTCGCCACGCTGGGCGAGACCGTCGTGCTGGCCACCGTGGTCAGCGCCAAGACCGCCAAGCCGGGCCAGGACTTTTTCCCGCTGACCGTCAATTACCAGGAAAAATACTTCGCCGCCGGCAAGATTCCGGGCGGCTATTTCAAGCGCGAAGGCCGCCCGAGCGAGAACGAGACCCTGGTCTCGCGCCTCATCGACCGCCCGATCCGCCCGCTATTTCCCGATGGCTACAAGAACGAGACCCAGGTGGTCATCACCGTTCTCCAGCACGACATGGAGAATAATCCCGACGTGCTCTCCATGGTCGCGGCCTCGGCGGCCCTGACCATTTCCGGCGTACCCTTCATGGGCCCGATCGGCGCGGCCCGCGTCGGCTATGTCGATGGCGAATATGTCTTGAACCTGCCGGTCGACCGCCGTTCCGACAGCAAGCTCGACCTAGTCATGGCCGGCACCCAGGACGCGGTGCTGATGGTTGAATCGGAAGCGCAAGAGCTGTCCGAGGACGTGATGCTGGGCGCCGTGATGTTCGGCCACAAGGCATCGGCCCAGGTGATCGAAGCGATCATCCAACTGGCCGAGCTGGCCGCCAAGGAGCCGCGCGAATTTGCCGCCCCGGACCTCTCGGCGCTGGAAACCGAAGTGCTGGCAATTGCCGAAGCCGATCTGCGCGCCGCCTATCAGAACACCGAAAAGGCCGCCCGCTACGCTGCGGTCGATGCCGCCAATGCCAGGGTCAAGGAAGCCTTTGCCGCCAAGATCGAAGCCGGCGAAATCTCCAAGGAAGACCTCGGCGAGGTGGTGCACAGCCTCCAGGCCAAGATCGTGCGCTGGAATATCCTGGATACCGGCAACCGTATCGACGGCCGCGATCTGAAGACCGTGCGCCCGATCACCTCGGAAGTCGGCGTGCTGCCGCGCACCCATGGCTCGGCCATCTTCACCCGCGGCGAGACCCAGGCGCTGGTCGTCGCCACGCTGGGCACCGGCGAGGACGAGCAGTTCATCGACTCGCTCGAAGGCACCCGCAAGGAAAACTTCCTGCTGCACTACAACTTCCCGCCCTATTCGGTCGGTGAAGCCGGACGCATGGGCTCGCCCGGGCGCCGCGAGATCGGCCATGGCAAGCTCGCCTGGCGCGCCATCAACCCGATCCGGCCCTCGATCGAGGAATTCCCCTATACGATCCGCATCGTCTCCGAGATCACCGAATCCAACGGTTCGTCCTCGATGGCGACGGTCTGCGGCACCAGCCTGGCGCTGATGGATGCCGGTGTGCCGATGAAGCGGCCGGTGGCCGGCATCGCCATGGGGCTGATCCTGGAAGGCGAGAAATTCGCCGTTCTGTCGGACATCCTGGGCGATGAAGATCACCTGGGCGACATGGACTTCAAGGTGGCCGGCACCGAAGCGGGCGTTACCAGCCTGCAGATGGACATCAAGATCGCCGGCATCACCGAGGAGATCATGAAGATCGCCCTGGCGCAGGCCAAGGATGGCCGTATCCATATCCTGGGCGAGATGGCCAAGGCGCTGTCGACGTCGCGCGGCGAAGTGGGCGAGTTCGCTCCCCGCATCGAGACCCTCAAGATCCCCACCGACAAGATCCGCGAAGTGATCGGCACCGGCGGCAAGATCATCCGCGAAATCGTCGAAAAGACCGGCGCCAAGGTCAATATCGAGGATGACGGCACGGTGAAGGTCTCGTCCTCGGACGGTTCGCAGATCGAGGCCGCCATCAAGTGGATCCGCTCGATCACCGACGAGCCGGAAGTGGGAGCCATCTATCAGGGCACTGTGGTCAAGACCGCCGATTTCGGCGCCTTCGTGAACTTCTTCGGCGCCAAGGATGGCCTGGTCCACATTTCTCAGCTGGCCGACCAGCGCGTCGCCAAGACCACCGACGTGGTCAATGAGGGCGACAAGGTCTGGGTCAAGCTCCTGGGCTTCGACGAGCGGGGCAAGGTTCGCCTGTCGATGAAAGTGCTGGACCAAGCGACCGGCAAGGAAATCACCAAGGAAGACGGCGCCGAATAA